In Neisseria animalis, a single window of DNA contains:
- a CDS encoding TolC family protein — MQNFPFGFSKPILRPLLKSLAAASLVCAVQTAQAVELQTILQNSLRYDPVMTEAKANEESARSTTKATFAQHYPVLALTGTSVLTQHHKNPSNDRDDGIGVRGRVNVYSWGAIQASVERDKHKEAYFHHKFYETQEQLGQEIGKLYLEALRAKEMLRVLQQSLVRHNNLMKDLNVIVKYDKGRRSELIEAQSRQLQVETSIVQQRRAMEIALSRLSRYTGKKLSAADLQDPFASETAVSFIQRYRNADKGSNPSYQAQLAEQKSAGAELEASRRQRLPAINLEGSATRENRELFFNVEWNVLDIASRHNVQKNAHTLSAAEARTEQILKDNEEKSQTAEINMLQNEQREKVTAEHIQAQKDVVRVYEMQFRIARRTLTDVLGAYTSLSGIEQENIAARNDFRDAALEYLVTQSNVGSWAGIGEDGTEAN; from the coding sequence AAAATTTTCCGTTTGGTTTTTCCAAACCGATTTTACGGCCGCTGCTGAAAAGTTTGGCAGCGGCATCACTCGTCTGTGCGGTCCAGACGGCTCAAGCAGTGGAATTGCAGACTATTTTGCAAAACTCCCTGCGTTACGATCCGGTGATGACCGAGGCAAAAGCCAATGAAGAATCCGCACGCAGTACAACCAAGGCAACCTTTGCCCAGCATTATCCTGTTTTGGCGTTAACGGGTACTTCTGTTTTGACGCAGCATCACAAAAATCCCAGCAATGACCGGGACGACGGCATTGGTGTGCGGGGCAGGGTAAATGTGTATTCATGGGGAGCGATTCAGGCTTCCGTAGAGCGCGACAAGCATAAAGAAGCGTATTTCCACCATAAGTTTTATGAAACCCAAGAACAGCTCGGGCAGGAAATCGGCAAGCTGTATTTGGAAGCATTGCGCGCCAAAGAAATGCTGCGGGTGCTTCAGCAGAGCTTGGTCCGCCACAATAACCTGATGAAAGATTTGAATGTTATTGTGAAATACGACAAAGGCCGCCGTTCGGAACTGATTGAAGCGCAGTCGCGCCAGCTTCAGGTGGAAACGTCGATTGTGCAGCAACGCCGAGCCATGGAAATCGCATTGAGCCGGCTGTCGCGTTATACGGGTAAAAAACTCTCTGCCGCAGATTTGCAAGATCCGTTTGCCAGTGAAACGGCGGTTTCTTTTATCCAGCGTTACCGAAATGCAGATAAAGGCAGCAATCCGTCTTATCAGGCACAGCTTGCCGAGCAGAAGAGTGCGGGTGCGGAGCTTGAAGCATCACGCCGCCAGCGTTTGCCTGCCATCAACTTGGAAGGCAGCGCCACACGCGAAAACCGCGAGCTGTTTTTCAATGTGGAGTGGAATGTTTTGGACATCGCTTCACGCCATAATGTGCAGAAAAATGCACACACACTTTCTGCAGCCGAAGCGCGAACCGAGCAGATTTTAAAAGACAATGAAGAAAAAAGTCAGACGGCCGAAATCAATATGTTGCAAAACGAGCAGCGGGAGAAGGTAACGGCAGAGCATATCCAAGCTCAGAAAGATGTTGTCCGGGTTTATGAAATGCAGTTCCGCATTGCCAGAAGGACGCTGACTGATGTGCTGGGTGCATATACCTCTTTATCCGGTATCGAGCAGGAAAATATTGCTGCCCGCAATGATTTTCGCGATGCGGCATTGGAGTATCTGGTTACCCAGTCGAACGTTGGCAGTTGGGCGGGTATCGGTGAAGACGGTACGGAAGCAAATTGA